CCGTTTATTCCAGTCTTAACGAAAAAAACATTCAGCAGGTGCCGCCAGACGACGAAAAGTATCTAAAGGTTCAGTTTCCTTATACGCTCTACTTTTCGAGAAAAACTATGATCCCAGGCTCTTCCAATCTACTCTGGATCCTGGAACGCAGTCGCTTAACCGTCTCGATCTGCTGCCTGATTTACTTCTGCTGTTCTGCTCCCTTTAGTCGATCTGCTTTCGCCGACGATGCGTTGCCAGTCTCCCTCTACGAAGAAATGCAGCAGTCAGCCGAGTCTGACCTGCTCTGCACTGAGTCAACCTGCGCTGAGAACACCGGTCCCTGTGTTTGTTGTGATGGTCCCGACTTCTGGACGCAGACAACGATGACACAGAACCTGTTTCCCAGTCGCGCCTGTCTGGCTGAGCAGGGAATTACCTTCGATGCCGACCTGATTCAATACTACATGGGCGTCGCCTCGGGAGGCCGGGAACAGGAATTTCGCTACTCGGGTCACGGCGACTATGTGATGAATATCGACTCAGGCAAGCTGGGCGGACCTCAAGGCCTGTTCGTCAAACTCCGCGCCGAACACCGTTTTGGTGAAACCATCAACAACGCAACCGGTGCAATTATCCCGGCGACCCTGGCTCCCGATTTGCCTGTCTCCTACAGTGATGAACTCTACCTGACTAACGTCCTGTTTACTCAGATGTTTTCCGAATCGTTTGGTGTCTTCGCAGGAAAGCTCGACACGCTCGACGGCGATATGAACGCCTTCGCCCATGGTCGCGGCAAAACCCAGTTCTCCAATACCGCCTTTATCGCCACGCCCATCGGTCTGCGAACCATCGTCTATTCAACACTTGGAACCGGTTTCCTGATCCTCCGAGAAGGCGAACCGATCTTCACCTTCACCGTCCTCAACGCAACAGATACCACCCGCACCAGTGGCTTCAATGAACTGTTCGCCCACGGTGCTGCCATCGTTCCGGAACTGCGTCTCCCCACAAACCTCTTCGGCAAACCAGGACACTTCCTGTTCGGCGCCAGCTACAGCACTCGTTCGTTCGCCTCGCTGGAACAGGATCCCCTGTTCGTTCTACCCACTGTTCCCATCGACCGCGAATCGGAATCCTGGTCGTTCTACTGGAACTTCGACCAATACCTGGTGGTCGATCCCGACAATCCCCAGCGTGGCTGGGGGCTCTTCGGCCGTGCCGGGATCGCCGATAAGCAGACGAATCCCATCGAGTGGTTCCTCAGCCTCGGGATCGGCGGCAGCAGTCCCATTGCCAGCCGCGAAGCAGACACCTTCGGTATCGGCTGGTATTATTCCGCTACCAGCGACCGCCTGACCCCCTTCATCGACAAGGTACTGGGAGGCGTAGGTGACGGTTACGGCGTTGAACTGTTCTACAACGTAGAAGTTACCAAATGGTTCCACCTGACCACCGACATGCAGGTCATCCGCCCCGCCCGTCAAACCATCGATACCGCCCTGCTCGTCGGCTTACGTGCCGTAATTGATCTCTGATCGAATTCAGATGATTAAACGCGCTCTCTTTGATGAACACATCACTGCATCAGCGACAGCACTATGAAACCAACCAGGTAAATCACGAGCATCAATAGACTCTCGAAACCGATGTTACCGGGACCATGCTTCTGTCGGTAGATCAATCCGGAGAGCAGGACCACATTCAACAGGAGTGTGATCGTCGTCAGCAGAATTTCCCGTGTCCCCATCCCCGGGCCGTGATAGATCGAACCGCTGAGAAATGCGAAATCAGCAGCCGCGATGAATAGCACATCAAAGAAATTCCCGCCGACCACGTCACTCACGGCCAGCGTCAATGCGCCGCGCCTGACCGCTGCCAGGCAGGTGACCAGTTCAGGGAGCGACGTCGCCCCCGCCATCAAGAGACCACCGATAATCGGCGCGGAAAGATTCGTTTTATCCTGAATGTTCCCCGCCGACTCCGCGACCAGGCTGCCACTGAATAATGTGAGCAGTCCTGAAATGATCAGTCCCGTCCACAACAGCCAGAGTCGTTCGTGCTGTGAACCCGGCGCAGGTTCATCGAGTACTGTCTCCGAAGTATGCCGCGGATGCCACATCGGTTCTTCCTGCACGCGATAGGTCAGCCAGAACGCCATCACCGCTCCCGCCAGCAACAACAGAGTCGCCGGATGCACGGGACCGATCACCACATTCGGACTGCCCAGACCGAGCAACACAATCGTGATCAGCAGGATCAGCATGATGGTCTGGATCATCGTCGTGGCCGAAGCAGCAGCATGTTCCAGATTTGCCTTACGATGCAACACATCGGCCAGCGCGAGCACCGTCGTCTGAAACGCGATGCCTCCCATCGCGTTACTCAACGCGAGCACCGCATGTCCCTGCAAAGCCGCCGTCACCGAAGCCGCCAGTCCCGGTAGCGCTGTGATCAGCCCCAGCATGATGGTCCCGGTCACTGCTTCTCCCAGACCGGTCCGATCTGCCAGCCGATCCGCGTATTCCGCCAGCTTGACTCCCGAGACTCCGATCACCACAGCTGCCATGATAAACACGGTGACATCGCCCCAGAGTGGCAGGTTTAATTCTAACATGGTGCAGTGGTTCTTACAGCGGAAGTTCGGCAGTAGAATTTGTCAGCGCGTCAGGTTGTTTAACTCAAACTCTGTTGTACCTTTTGCGTAGAACGCTGGCAACGCAAGGTCGCTTTTACCGATCCCTCTACTCAGAGTCGATTCAATGTGAAGAAGAAATCGTTTCCGATTCGTGCAATCCTTTCTTCGCGGCAGCAGACTGACCATTCCCGCGATAGTCCGCAGTCACTCCCCAGGCTTTCAATTTCCTCTGGAGCGTCCTCACGGAAACTCCCAGTGAGCGGGCCGACTGAGTCCGGTTTCCCCGATAGCGTTTGAGCGTCTGCTCAATCGCCGTGCGTTCCAGATCCTCCAGCCGGGTTCCTGCCGGAATCGCAATCTGGCCTGCTGCCAGTTGCCCCCCGTTCATCATCTCGGGTAGATCGGCCAGCGTCAGCACTTCTTCACGTGACAGCACCAGCATACTCTCCAGACAGTTACGCAACTGACGAATATTACCCGGCCAGTGGCCATTTCGCAGCCAGGCCTCCAGCTCAGGATCCAGCACAGGCACATCACGCTTAAGGCACTGGCACAGCTGTCTCAGAAAAAAGTTCACCAGCACCGGTATGTCATCCCGACGTTCGCGCAGAGGCGGTAAGGCCAGATTGACCACATTCAGTCGATAGAACAGATCTTCGCGAAAGTCTCCTGTCTGTACCATCTGCTGTAATGGATGACTGGTCGCCGCAATGACACGCACATCCACTTCCCGGTCCCGGTTACTGCCGATCAGGGTCACCCGGTGATTTTCCAGCACTCGTAGCAGTTTGGCCTGCGACTCCAGCTTGAAGTCGCCGATTTCGTCAATGAACAGGGTTCCGCCATGTGCTGCCTCAAAACGGCCCACCCGTGATTCACTGGCGCCAGTGAAGGACCCTTTCACGTGTCCGAACAGTTCGCTCTCCACCAGGTGTTCCGGCACCGCAGCCATGTTGATCGTCACAAACGGACGGTCCCCACGGGGACTGTTCCGGTGGATTGCTTCCGCCAGCAGTTCCTTCCCGGTTCCTGATTCTCCCGTAATCAATACCGTACTGTCTGTGCCGGCGACGCGCTGCGCCCGCTCAAACAGCTGCTGCATCACCTGGGTCGTCCCCACCATCTTTTCGAATCCCACGTAACGCCCCAGTCGTGCAGTGCTGGATCCGTGCTTCTCTTCTACAGCAACACGCGATTGCCGGGCCTGCAGATATCCCTTGACCAACTTTACCAGGGACTCAGCCTGCAACGGCTTGACCAGAAATTCGTCTGCCCCCTGTTTCATCGCGGCGACAGCCGTAACGACATCACTGGTGTGTGACAAAATCAGAAAAGGCACCTCGGGCGCCTGTTGTTTACAGAGATAAAGCAGTTCCAGAGAGATACTGACATCCTCTCCGGTATCGCAGAGAATCAGGTCGACCCTCTGTTCCAGGTATCGTGATACCTCACTCGGCGCACAGCACTGAGTTTGACAGAAATCCTGTTTTGAAAACCAGTTGTATATTTTTGAGTCTGAAGTTTGTTCTTCTGAAATGATCAGTAATTGGTCGTTAGACATGTTTGTTCTCCCCCTTCTGAACAGACTTGCGTTACTTTTCAGTTTCGCAAAGCCCGTGCCATGGAGAATTGCACATATAATCGTTTCTTTTAGCATTATTCCGCCCTGTTTTCGGGCTGGTCAGCAATCAGCCTGACGGCTCAGCGATCAGCGGGAAAGTCAATCTGACATGCCTAAAGTCATAAGTACGGCAATATGACTGCATTCTCTGCAGATTGTTGCAAACCAGAGGAAAAATCCCTGCTTGGCATTCCAGTTGCGGCATTCTTTCTCTGAATTTCAATCGAAACCAACAGAAGGGAGGCAGAGCATGAATGGCACATCGATAGAGAAACCCGTTATTCTGGTTACCGGAGCAGCCGGGTTGATCGGCACACGACTCGTTCAAGCGTTCTCAGAACAGTTCCAGGTGGTCGCCTTTGATGTCAAACCACTGCCCAAAGAGCAGCATTCCGCAGAATGGATCTCCTGTGATCTGACAGACGATGATTCGGTCGCCCGCGCGCTGTCAGACCTCAAGGTTCAGCACGGCAGTAAAATCGCCAGCGTGGTTCACCTGGCCGCCTACTACGACTTTTCCGGCGAGCCGAGCCCGCTGTACCAGGATCTGACCGTAGCGGGGACTCGACGGCTCTTACAGGGGCTGCAGGATTTTGACGTCGAGCAGTTTATCTTCTCAAGCTCTCTGCTGGTGCAAAAGTCAGTCGACGACGGGGAGCTCATTAAGGCATCATCACCGGTCGAAGCGGAATGGCAATACCCCCAGTCCAAGCTGGAAGCCGAGTCTACCATTCGGCAGTACGCCGGATCGATTCCGACCGTCATCCTGCGTCTGGCCGGTGTCTATGATGAGCAGTGTCACTCGATTCCCATCGGGCAGCAGATCTCTCGTATCTTCCAGAAGAAGCTGGAAAGTTATTTCTTCCCCGGCGACAAAACCCACGGCCAGGCCTTTCTGCATCTGAACGATCTGGTCGGCTGTTTCGAAGCCGTCATCGGTCATCGCCGTCGACTTCCGGAACATAGCCTGTTCGTCATCGGTGAAGAAGATGTCATGAGCTACGAAGAACTGCAGGAAAAAATCGGACTCTATCTGCATGGGGACCAGTGGCCCGCTATTCGGATTCCCAAAGCCGCCGCCAAGGCAGGTGCCTGGGTGAAAGATCAGCTCGCAGCAGACTCGGACGCCCCGTTCATTAAGCCCTGGATGATCGATCTGGCCGACCAGAACTATCCGGTCAGCGCAGAACGGGCCCGGGAACAGCTTGGCTGGGAACCCCGGCATCTGCTCCGCGAAACACTGCCCGATATGATCGACGCGCTGCTCGACGATCCCAAAGCCTGGTATGAGGAAAACGGCCTGCCGGTTCCTCGTGAGTTGCCGCAGCTCGAAGCCACGGGAGCCCGGAAATGAGCCAGTTATCGCTCAAAGGGTATCCCGCAGAACAGGCTGACCTTGAGGTCGCAGTTCCGCCGTTCGATTATAACCCGTCCACCTGGAGTCAGCGGATCCCGATCTGCGTTCTGGCCTGCATCGCCTTCTTACTGGCAGGGCACATGGCTCTCTTTCAGTGGGGGCTGATCGAAGCCCCCTGGGATCCGGTCTTCGGCGAACAGACGCGGAGGGTACTGACCTCAGATGTCGCCTTGAAAATGCATTACTGGTTCGGAGTGCCGGACGCAGCCCTGGGTGCGCTCGCGTATCTGGGTGATGCAATTTTCGGTCTGGCTGGTTCGACCCGTCGCTGGCAGTACCGTCCCTGGCTGGTCATTCTGTTTGGGATCGATGTCATTCCGCTGGGAATCGTCAGTGCAATTCTCGTTGTCTGCCAGGCAACGATTGTCGGCAACTGGTGTCTGTTCTGTCTGATCACCGCGGTCATCTCACTGGTGCTGGTCGTGATGGCTTATGACGAAGTCTATGCCTCGCTCAAGCTGCTCTATCGCGTCTGGCAGCGGACACACGATAAAAAAGTGCTCTGGCAGGTACTCTGGGGACGTCCCACAAAAATCGCCGACGAAATCGCCAGTGAGATGGTACAGAGAACCTGAGTTATCGAGGGAGAATCGCATGTGGTCGCGCGTTATTGAATTCATGCTGGGCTGCTGGCTCGCTATCAGTCCCTTTATCTTCACTGCAGGAGAACAGGTGCCTGCGTTGACGGCTGTGACCTGGGCTTCTGCCCTGCTGATCATCTGCCTCAGCCTGGTTTCTTACTGGCCGCCACTGCGCCACGCACATTTAGCGATCTTCTTTCTTGCGCTGGCGCTGATCGGCTATGGACGTTTCGCCGTCCCGGCTCCAATTCCCCCCGCACTCCAGAACCTGATTATGACCGGCTTATTATTATTGATGTTTGCCCTGGTGCCTAACCGTGCCAGCCAGCCTCCCCGCTGCTGGTACGATAAAGCGCCGGAAATGTCTTGAATAGACAGGAATGAAAGATGCCTTCCGCTATCAGTCAGTTCATCCACCCGGCTCTGGATCGTCAGGGCGTCAGTGATGAAATGCGGCACCTGATGATCACGCCGTACCGTGAAATAAAATTCGGTCTGCCAATTGTCGATCATGAAGGGGGTATGAAACTCTATACCGGCTTTCGCGTGCAACACAATCACAGCCGCGGGCCCTTCAAGGGAGGACTCCGTTTCCATCCCGATGTCGACCTCGATCACTTTCGTGATCTCGCTTCCGTCATGACCTGGAAATGCGCGCTGGTCGATATTCCCTTTGGCGGTGCCAAGGGGGGCATTAACTGCAATCCGCGTGACCTGAATCAACAGGAAATGGAAGTCCTCACAAAACGTTTTGTCGAACGCCTGGATGAAATGCTTGGCCCCGATCACGATATCCCCGCCCCAGACATGGGCACCGGCCCTCAGGAAATGGCCTGGATCCTCGAAGCCCGCTCGCAGGATCATGGTTTCGAACCAGGCACTGTGACTGGCAAACCGCTGCAACTCTTCGGATCGGAAGGACGAACCCAGGCAACAGGCCACGGGGTCGCTTTCGTCACCCGCTGGGCCTGCGAAGACTCGAACATAGACATTCAGGATGCCAGCATCGCGATTCAGGGTTTCGGAAATGTTGGCAGTTATACTGCACAGTTTCTACATGACTTCGGAGCCAGAGTCGTCGCCATCAGCGATAAGGACGGAGGCCTGTATCACCCCGAAGGACTCGACATTCCTGAGATACTCCAAGTCCGTCAACAGCCGCACGAAAAGCTCCGCTTGAACGAGCTGGCTGTTTCCGCAGAGCAGATCACAAATGAAGAACTGTTGACCCTCGATGTCGATGTATTGATTCCCGCTGCCGTGGAGGCGGTCATTAATGAAGAGAATGTCGAAGACATTCAAGCCCGGCTCATCGTTGAAGCAGCCAACATCCCGGTCACCTGTGAAGCCGATCAACGTCTCGAAGAACGGGGCATCCCGGTGATCCCCGATATCCTCGCGAATGCCGGTGGCGTGACGGTTTCCTACCTTGAATGGGTACAGAACCGACAACGTTACAGCTGGAAAGAAGAAAAAGTCAATCACATTCTGGAAGAAACACTGCACCAGGCCTGGAATCACCTCACCTCGTATGCCCGCGAAGAACAGATTTCCCGCCGTCTGGCTGCTTACACAATTGGAACACAACGTGTCAGGGAGGCAATTCAGCTCCGCGGCTTCTAAGACAGGGACCGGCCCAGGGGCAACATTTTACTTACAATCAATTTTTAAGCGGGTTCACTGAATCAAAGCACGACTCACTCGCGCCAAGATCAATGGGCTCTCAGCGCCCGCCCTTTCCAAGGAGTCAGTCATGGCCGCTAATCTTGCTCAAAAGCTCATCCGCTCGCATCTGGTCGAAGGTACTATGGAACCGGGAGAAGAAATCGGTCTCCACATCGATCAGACACTCACTCAGGACGCCACCGGTACCCTGGTCATGCTGGAACTCGAAGCGATGCAGCTCGATCGCGTGCAGACCGAAGTTTCCGTGCAGTACGTCGATCATAATCTCTTGCAGGAAGATTTCAAAAATCCCGATGACCACCTCTTCCTGCAAAGTGCCTGCCAGCGTTTCGGCATCTGGTTCAGTCGTCCCGGGAATGGCGTCAGTCATCCCCTGCACCAGGAATATTTCGGCAAGCCAGGCAAAACACTGCTCGGCTCAGACAGCCACACCTGTTCCGCCGGCGCACTCGGGATACTGGCCATCGGCGCAGGTGGACTCGAAGTCGCGATGGCCATGGCAGGCTTTCCCTTCTATCTCAAGATGCCCGAGATCTGGGGCGTTCATCTCACAGGCACGCTTCCCGACTGGGTCAGCGCCAAAGATCTGATTCTCGAAATGTTGCGTAGGCACGACGTCAAAGGAGCCGTGAATCGCATTATTGAATACCACGGTCCCGGTCTGAAACAACTCTCGGCCATGGACCGCCATGTGATCGCCAATATGGGCGCGGAGCTCGGCGCAACCGCCACGGTCTTCCCGGCTGACACAGAGATTCAGCATTTCCTGCACGAACAGGGACGCGCGGACGATTATACGGAACAGACAGCCGACGCGAATGCCAGCTATGACATTGAGGACGAAATCGATCTGGGGGCCCTGGAACCATTGATCGCACTCCCCTCCAGTCCGGGCAATGTGCACACTGTTCGCGAACAGGCCGGCGCCCCCATCTACCAGGCCTACATCGGTTCCTCTGCCAATCCCGGCTATCGCGACTTCGCTATCGCTGCCGAGATCGTCCGGGGCCGCCGCATTCATCCGCGCGTATCACTCGATATCAATCCCAGTTCACGGCAGATCCTGATGTCCCTGGTCGAACAGAGTGCTTTAGGCGCGTTGATCCAGTCCGGTGCCCGTATCCACCAGGCGGGATGCAATGGCTGCATCGGCATGGGGCAGGCTCCTGCTACCGACCAGATCAGTCTGCGTACCGTTCCCCGCAACTTTCCCGGGCGGAGTGGAACCCGGGAAGACAAGGTCTGCCTGGTCAGCCCTGAGACGGCTGCCGCTTCCGCACTCTCCGGATGCATCACCGATCCCCGCACGCTGGAAATGCCCTGCCCCTCAATCGAGATCCCCCAGGTTCGGACCAGTCGCGACGAACTCTTTCAGGCACCGCCTATGGATGACGACCTCACCCAGTTCGCACTACGCAAAGGACCAAATATTAAATCCATCCCGGAATTTGAACCTCTGCCCGACGAACTCGAGGTTCCCATACTACTCAAAATGCGCGATAACATCTCGACAGACGAAATCCTGCCCGCTGGTGCCCGGGTCCTCCCCTATCGCAGCAATATTCCCGAAATCAGTAAGTTCGCTTTCGAACAAATCGACTCCAGCTATGCAGAACACGCTCTGCATATCCGCGAAGCCGGCGGTCATTCAATCGTGGCCGGTGAGAACTACGGACAGGGTTCCAGTCGCGAACATGCAGCACTCGCCCCGCGCTATCTCGGGCTGAGACTGGTCATCGTCAAAAGCTTTGCTCGCATCCACTGGCAGAACCTCGTCAACTTCGGCATTCTCCCCCTCACTTTTGAAAACCCGGACGATTACGCAGAGATTGAGCAGAACGTACTGTTGCACATGGAATCACTCAGGCATCAGGTCGCAGATCAGCCGACAATCCAGGTCCACGTTAACGGCCACACAACCATCACGGCCCGGCATGGACTCTCAGAACGTCAGCGTGAGATCCTGCTGGCAGGCGGATTGATCAACTGGGCACGTTCGTCCCGGCAGAAACAGGCCTGACAGACATCGGTAATGTATTGCTCAAAGCACATAGTAATACAGGCCCATGCCACTGACATAAACCAGCAGAATCATGGCCGAATCGTAGCCCATCCCCAGGATGGTCTTATCGCGGCGTTCGAGTATCCCCCAGAGATACAGCCCGGTGCAGATGATTCCCAGCGCTGCCAGAAAACTTGCAGAGGGATCCAGGCTGTCAATAATTGCCCCGTCCCGATACGCCAGATCGGCAGGTAGAAACAGCGCGACTTCCAACAGGTTCGTCCCCAGAATATTTGCCACCGCCATACTGTAAGCACCGAAACGGACTGCAGTCCACGTAGTACTGACCTCCGGCAGACTGGTCGCCAGCGCGACCAGCGTCGCACCGATCAGGCTCTGACCGAGACCACTCTGATCCGCCAGCACTTCCCCCGTCCGCGCCACGACAAAGCCGCTCACCAGCACACCAACCGCCGCCAGAACGAAACGATTCACCAGTTGTCGGGTACTCAGATCACGATATTCGGGATGTGCATTTTTCACATCACGAGGCGATTCAATCGGCTGCTTGAATTCTCCCGCAGGTTCCCACCGTGGTTCCCCTTCATAGCGATGAAATACTCCCAGGCAAAACAGATAGGCCAGGAACAGCAGCACGGGCCAGAGCCCGACTCCCCAGACCACCAGCAGTTCGCCGGTCACCAGCGTAATGATACTGAAGCTCAACATCAGGATCAGAAACACCCCCTGCACCAGGAGCGTTGCTTTAGGAGAGAACAGCGTCAGCGGCTTGTTTCGCAGGAAAATCGCATCCAGTACGGCCAGCACTGCGATCTGCATCACCACCCCGCCCAGCAGATTGTTCCCCGCCATCTCCGCAGCACCAGAGACAGAGGCACTGAGTGTAGTCCCCAGTTCGGGCAGACTGGTCGCACCTCCCAGCAGTAGCGCACCGGCGAACGCTTTCCCAATCCCTGTTCGTTCCGCGATCAGATCGACGTAGTAACTCAGCCTCGAACCACATAGCCAGACTCCCCCGGCTGCGAGACTGAACAGGAGCACATTCAATACCAGCGGATTTGTCTGCAACTCGAATAATGACATGGAGTCAGCAACTTCTTTCTATTTGGAATGACTAAGCTTGCGATAAGACTGACAAACGACCAGAACGAACGCTCAGACAGCAGTCCACCCCACCAAAAACGCGGACAGCCTGTCACACAGGTGCGACAGACTGTCCGGTCAACTCATCAGGCCCGAGATGAATCCCTGATAAATGAAACTCATCTCTGCTGAAGCAGGGGCCTTCATGGTATTAACCAGCCCCTCCTCAATATCAGCAAAAGCAGTACCGTGGTGGTATGCGTTTTGCACTCTTCTCCGACTGCTACTACAAAAGTTTTCAATTAATTCAGGAGGACGATCATGCAAACGATCTCGACCGAAGAACTCCGCGGCAAAATGCAGCGCAATGAAAAAGGTATTCTCGTCAACACCCTATCACAGGATGACTTTCAGAAGGCGCATATCCCGAATTCCATGAACATCCCTCAGCAGCAGGACAATTTCGTCTCGCAGGTGGAACAGGCAGCTGGCAGCAAAGAACTGCCTGTCATCGTTTACTGTGCGAGCGAAGATTGCGGTTCCTCCGAACAGGCGGCACAGAAGCTGGAAGAGGCAGGCTTCTCCAATGTCTATGATTACGAAGGGGGATCAAAGTCATGGAGCGACGCCGGAGAAAAGCTCGTTGCAGGGGCGTAATTCGAGTGGTCATTACTGATTGAGATGTGCTGGTTACTTAAATGCCATCAGTAACCAGCGCATCCTGTGATCACTCGTCTTACGCTTTCTCGCTGGCCGATGGAAATGTTTCCTGCCAATTCATTCATTTTCATCGGTCAGCTTTTCTTTTAGAATCAACAGGTGAATCAATGAATCAGCAAGAACCGAAACAACAGGAACGTCAGCAGTCGATCGAGACACTGCGTGAACTGATCCGTAATATTAAAATCTGCATGCTTACAACCCACTCTTCTGAAGCAGGCATGAGAAGCAGACCCATGATCACAGCCCGACACGAGTTCGATGGTGAACTCTGGCTGTTTACCCACGCCGATGATCCCAAGGTCAAAGAAATCGAGCAGGACCCGCATGTGAATCTCGTCTATTCGGAACCGAGGGAAGACCGCTACATCTCCATTTCCGGCCAGGCACAGCTCATCCAGAACAAGCAGAAAGCAGAGCTGCTCTGGACCGACAGCCTGAATGAATGGTTCTCCGGCGGTCCGGAAGACCCCAGCCTGATGCTGATTTGCGTGCATGTCGCCGAAGCCGAGTACTGGGATGCAAATGTGCAAAACCTCTCCGATGCAGTAAGGGCACTCTTCTTCACTTCGACGGCACCGAAACACGATAAGCTGGAATGGTCAGAAACGCCGTCCTGATCTGAGTGAAACCCAGCCTGCAAGGTCCGGCTGAAACAAAAAAGCCCCGGCAAGCAACACAACCTGCTTGCCGGGGCTTTTTCAGTTTCATTCAATCATGAACTGATCATGATGACTGCGAGCGAGGCAGACTGTCTGCATCCACAAGGTCCGATTCTCGTGACTTCTGACTCTGGTCTGCGATCACTGATTTTTCATATTCCAGCAGTTGCTCAAACAGTTCTTTCACACGCGGTGCGGAAGAACCATTGGCAAGAGATTCATACAACTGAATCAATGCCTGGCGAAACCGGATATTCATATCGTTCAATTCATCCAGCGTCATATCACGCTGTACCCGAATGGAATCCAGCTGCTCGCGTACATCCTCATCCGGGATGTACTGCAGCCACGTATCCAGCACGCCTTCTGCCACCCGCTTTCCGTATCCGTTCAGAGCGGCCTGCCAGTGCAGCTCATGCGCCCGTAACTCTTTGGAGAGCCATTCCACGCTTTCGGATCGGGATTCCACTTCCACGCGTTCCAGCGCCTGACGCATCCGTTTATGAAAAGACTCGACAAGTCCTAAAATATCTTCTACTTTGCGATATGCCATGATGGGTTCTCCTTAATAATGGACCAGCCAGATTAAGGTGCAATTCATATGCCAGTGTCTGAAATCGCCCATGCAGGCACCACAGCCGCTTTAACAGCCATGATCGCAGAATTCTGGTCGCTGAGCGCCCACCCTGGAAGCTCATCAGGCAGCGGTAAACCTGCACAGGAACATTAAGAAACAAAGTAAAGAGCTGCGCTGCCATAGCGCGAAGATGATATACCGCGCATAAAAAAAGCTGCTACCCTTCTAGGCACCAGCCAATCAGCTCCATAAGCGTGCGAATCACAGTTCCCCGTATGCAGGATGCCTCGGCCCAACGACCTCAGCCCACTTATCGCGAAATTCGCCCTCGATTATGGAGCTGCCTTCCAATTTCGATATGAGGTACTAACAGCCAGCCTCCTTTCTCACACTTTCAACAGGCGAGGTGGATGACGAGTCCATTCCTCGCAACCCTTTCG
This genomic interval from Gimesia chilikensis contains the following:
- a CDS encoding sodium:calcium antiporter; its protein translation is MLELNLPLWGDVTVFIMAAVVIGVSGVKLAEYADRLADRTGLGEAVTGTIMLGLITALPGLAASVTAALQGHAVLALSNAMGGIAFQTTVLALADVLHRKANLEHAAASATTMIQTIMLILLITIVLLGLGSPNVVIGPVHPATLLLLAGAVMAFWLTYRVQEEPMWHPRHTSETVLDEPAPGSQHERLWLLWTGLIISGLLTLFSGSLVAESAGNIQDKTNLSAPIIGGLLMAGATSLPELVTCLAAVRRGALTLAVSDVVGGNFFDVLFIAAADFAFLSGSIYHGPGMGTREILLTTITLLLNVVLLSGLIYRQKHGPGNIGFESLLMLVIYLVGFIVLSLMQ
- a CDS encoding sigma-54 dependent transcriptional regulator: MSNDQLLIISEEQTSDSKIYNWFSKQDFCQTQCCAPSEVSRYLEQRVDLILCDTGEDVSISLELLYLCKQQAPEVPFLILSHTSDVVTAVAAMKQGADEFLVKPLQAESLVKLVKGYLQARQSRVAVEEKHGSSTARLGRYVGFEKMVGTTQVMQQLFERAQRVAGTDSTVLITGESGTGKELLAEAIHRNSPRGDRPFVTINMAAVPEHLVESELFGHVKGSFTGASESRVGRFEAAHGGTLFIDEIGDFKLESQAKLLRVLENHRVTLIGSNRDREVDVRVIAATSHPLQQMVQTGDFREDLFYRLNVVNLALPPLRERRDDIPVLVNFFLRQLCQCLKRDVPVLDPELEAWLRNGHWPGNIRQLRNCLESMLVLSREEVLTLADLPEMMNGGQLAAGQIAIPAGTRLEDLERTAIEQTLKRYRGNRTQSARSLGVSVRTLQRKLKAWGVTADYRGNGQSAAAKKGLHESETISSSH
- a CDS encoding vitamin K epoxide reductase family protein encodes the protein MSQLSLKGYPAEQADLEVAVPPFDYNPSTWSQRIPICVLACIAFLLAGHMALFQWGLIEAPWDPVFGEQTRRVLTSDVALKMHYWFGVPDAALGALAYLGDAIFGLAGSTRRWQYRPWLVILFGIDVIPLGIVSAILVVCQATIVGNWCLFCLITAVISLVLVVMAYDEVYASLKLLYRVWQRTHDKKVLWQVLWGRPTKIADEIASEMVQRT
- a CDS encoding NAD-dependent epimerase/dehydratase family protein, with the translated sequence MNGTSIEKPVILVTGAAGLIGTRLVQAFSEQFQVVAFDVKPLPKEQHSAEWISCDLTDDDSVARALSDLKVQHGSKIASVVHLAAYYDFSGEPSPLYQDLTVAGTRRLLQGLQDFDVEQFIFSSSLLVQKSVDDGELIKASSPVEAEWQYPQSKLEAESTIRQYAGSIPTVILRLAGVYDEQCHSIPIGQQISRIFQKKLESYFFPGDKTHGQAFLHLNDLVGCFEAVIGHRRRLPEHSLFVIGEEDVMSYEELQEKIGLYLHGDQWPAIRIPKAAAKAGAWVKDQLAADSDAPFIKPWMIDLADQNYPVSAERAREQLGWEPRHLLRETLPDMIDALLDDPKAWYEENGLPVPRELPQLEATGARK
- a CDS encoding Glu/Leu/Phe/Val family dehydrogenase; translated protein: MPSAISQFIHPALDRQGVSDEMRHLMITPYREIKFGLPIVDHEGGMKLYTGFRVQHNHSRGPFKGGLRFHPDVDLDHFRDLASVMTWKCALVDIPFGGAKGGINCNPRDLNQQEMEVLTKRFVERLDEMLGPDHDIPAPDMGTGPQEMAWILEARSQDHGFEPGTVTGKPLQLFGSEGRTQATGHGVAFVTRWACEDSNIDIQDASIAIQGFGNVGSYTAQFLHDFGARVVAISDKDGGLYHPEGLDIPEILQVRQQPHEKLRLNELAVSAEQITNEELLTLDVDVLIPAAVEAVINEENVEDIQARLIVEAANIPVTCEADQRLEERGIPVIPDILANAGGVTVSYLEWVQNRQRYSWKEEKVNHILEETLHQAWNHLTSYAREEQISRRLAAYTIGTQRVREAIQLRGF
- a CDS encoding carbohydrate porin, whose amino-acid sequence is MIPGSSNLLWILERSRLTVSICCLIYFCCSAPFSRSAFADDALPVSLYEEMQQSAESDLLCTESTCAENTGPCVCCDGPDFWTQTTMTQNLFPSRACLAEQGITFDADLIQYYMGVASGGREQEFRYSGHGDYVMNIDSGKLGGPQGLFVKLRAEHRFGETINNATGAIIPATLAPDLPVSYSDELYLTNVLFTQMFSESFGVFAGKLDTLDGDMNAFAHGRGKTQFSNTAFIATPIGLRTIVYSTLGTGFLILREGEPIFTFTVLNATDTTRTSGFNELFAHGAAIVPELRLPTNLFGKPGHFLFGASYSTRSFASLEQDPLFVLPTVPIDRESESWSFYWNFDQYLVVDPDNPQRGWGLFGRAGIADKQTNPIEWFLSLGIGGSSPIASREADTFGIGWYYSATSDRLTPFIDKVLGGVGDGYGVELFYNVEVTKWFHLTTDMQVIRPARQTIDTALLVGLRAVIDL